The region GATATAGGGTTATAGTTGATAGAGTAGCATGTATATCTTGTGGAGCAGCTCCAGCTGCTTGTCCTGAGATCTATGAACTTGGCTCTGACAACTATAAGACTAGAATTGTTGAAAAGTATAGTGTTAGAACTGATGAGAATGTATCTATTGGGGAAATTCCTGAAGAGCTTTACGAGTGTGCTAAAGCAGGTGCTGATGTCTGTCCAGTTAATGCTATAAAGATTGAGAGGATTGATTAAATGTGTACGGAGAGTAGTGATGTGTGTGGAAGGTGTATATTCTTTAAACCACATATATATTTCCCTTATGTGGGTTACTGTGTAGTTAAGCAGAATGCAGTTTCGTTTGAGGTACAAGGTTTTTGTGAATCGTTTAGACCTTCCTCTATTGATGAACTAAGAACTATTCTTAGAGAAAAAGGTTGGCTATATTGTGTAAACTGTAGGAAGATTATATACGATGAAAACGAGCTAAAGGAGCATGTAGAGAAACACTTTATCTCTCCAGATGTCACACTCGATGAGTCTATAGCTGAAGAAGCTTACATAGGGGATTAGGAGACTTTGTATGGCTAGAGAAGATGTTGGTATCATTTTAGGAGGTCCTCAAGGTGCTGGAGTAGAGACTTCAATGATGGTGCTTACGAGAGCTTTAGCTCGTCGAGGTTTTGGTGTTATAGCTGATAGAGAGTATTTTTCGAATATAACCGGTAGACATAGCTATATACATATGCTAGTATCTTCTAGAGCTATTCCTAGATCTCTAAGGTATCCTGTGGAAATTATTGCCTCTATGGATGCTGAAACACTATTTACGCATATAGATGATGTTGCTAATGGAGGATACATAGTGTATGATAGTGGAGTAGCATCGAAAAGACTTGAAGAGATTGTTAGTATGGAGGATATCACAAGGGTTAGGGTTCTCGAGAAACTTAAGAAGAATGGTGTAGCATCTACTGTAGCTTCTGTATTGAAGTTTCTGGAGAGAGATAGAGATGTTAAAGCCATTGGATTGAATTTTGCTGATCTTCTACGTAGACTAATGAATAGATACAGAATTGAGGTTAGTTCGCTATCTAGATATGTAAGTGGTATTATAGTTTCAGCTGTAGCAGTTCTTCTAGGACTCGATGTAGAAGCCATCAAATATTCTCTTTCTATTCAGTTCAGTAGTAGAAGAAACATTGTTGAACAAAACCTAGAACTCTTTAAATATGTTGAAGAAAGTCTACAGAGTTATCGAAACTCTATAGCTCTTGAGAAACCTAAGCATAACTTTAGAAAATTAATGATTGTCACAGGTAATGATGTAGTGGCTATGGGTAAGATCGTTGGTGGTCTGAGGTATCAGAGCTACTATCCAATAACACCTGCAGCTGATGAGAGCTTTGCTATAGAGAAATACGAACATCTTAGAGCAGAGAAAGATATAGGATCTATAGTTGTTATACAAACAGAAGATGAGATCTCTGCTATCTGTTCAGCTATAGGAGCTTCTCTAGCTGGAGCTAGAAGCGCAACAGTTACAAGTGGACCTGGTTTCGATCTAATGGTTGAGGGAATATCTTGGGCAGGTGCAAACGAGGTCCCTATAGTGGTAACATACTATCAGAGAGGAGGACCGAGTACAGGTCAACCTACAAGAGGTAGTCAGAGCGATCTGTTTAATGCTATTTTTGCTGGTCATGGAGAATTCGCTAGAGTTGTTATTACTTCTGGTGATCATGTAGAAGCGTTCTACGATTCTATAGAGGCATTCAATATAGCTGAACGTTTCCAAGTACCTGTTATACATCTTCTAGATAAGTTTTTAGCTAATTCAATTAGAACTATACCTCCTCCAGATCTAGATAGTGTTAAAATAGTACGTGGATCTATATCGAGTGGAGGTAAAGAGTACAAGAGGTTTGATCTAGGTTACATAGTATCTCCGAGAGCTTTCATAGGCGTAGATGACACTGTTATGTGGTATTCTGGTGATGAACATGATGAATATGGGCATATAGTTGAAGATCCCGAAAATAGAGTATCTATGTATTCGAAGAGAATAAAGAAGCTGGATCTTATAGCTAGTGAGGTTTCTAGAGATATGAAGCTTCAGGTGTATGGAGATAGAGATCTAGACTATATAATTATTGGGTGGGGTTCTGTAAAAGGTGTAGTACTAGATGCATTAGAGCTTCTTTATAGGAAAGGATTTAGAGGTTGTTATATAAACGTTAAACTTTTGTGGCCATTTCCAAGTAGAGAGGTTGTTGAGGTATTGAGTAAGACTGATAGAGACAGGATTATAGCTATAGAACATAGCTATAACGTACAGATAGCTGATCTAGTAGCTCTTTCAACAAGCATCAAAATCGAGAAGAAGATAGCTAAATTCACAGGTAGACCTATAACGCTAAACGAACTTGTAGATGCACTTCAAAAATTACTAACATCAGAGACTACGCATGTGGTGCTTACATATGGAGCGTAGATCCTATAGAACAGATCTCTGGATTGATTGGTGTCCTGGTTGTGGAAACTTCGGTATACTGACAGCTGTTGTAAGGGTTTTTGAAGAGCTTGGTCTAGATCCATCAAAAACAGTAATTGTTTCTGGAATTGGGTGCTCAAGTAAGATACCTCACTTTATTAATGTGAACGGTGTACATACACTTCATGGCAGAGCGATACCTTTTGCAATGGGAATAAAGTTAGCGAATCCAGAACTCATAGTAATTGTTCATGGTGGTGATGGAGATCTTCTAGGGATTGGAGCCGGACATTTTGTTGCACTAGGTAGAAGAAATATCGATGTAACTGTTATTCTACACAATAACGGTGTATATGGATTAACGAAGGGACAAGCATCACCAACACTACCACTAAATGCTAAAACAAAAGCTCTTGTGAAACCAAATATACAACAGGCATTGAACCCTATAGCATTAGCTCTTTCATCTGGATACACATTTGTTGCAAGAGGCTATGCATTCGATGGAGAGCATCTGAAAAACATAGTGAAGAAGGCGATACTCCATAAGGGAGCAGCTTTCATAGATGTTCTACAGCCTTGTGTAACATTTAACGATATCTTTACAGCTGAATACTATAGAAAGAGGATATACAGATTAGAAGATAATAGCTCTTGGAATCCTATTGTCGAGAAACCTGAGGATAGAACTATAAAGCTATTGAAAGCTATTGAGAAGAGCTTTGAGTGGGGTGATAGAATACCTATAGGTGTATTCTATCAAGATACTACAGTATCAACATTTGAAGAAAGAATATTACAAAGGATAAAGATATATCTAGAGATGAGTCCAGCAAAATCAAGTATAGCTGAAGATGGTGGTAGATCTGTAATTGATGGTAAGAGGTTTGAGGAAATCTTCAGAGATTATATAGTAGATGTCGAAGGTACTCAGCAGTGATATGTAGAGAAGCTTTCAGAGATCTAGAGGATGTAGAGATCGAGTTTTCGGTAAAGAGTGGTAGATTTTTAGAGGAAAAGAACATAACAATCTACATAACTTATAGAGGTACAAAAAGGAGGTTACTGGTTATGAAGATGTTCACAGGTAGACCTCCACACTATAGAAAGTGGATAGAGGTATTCATGATAAATAGAGAACTCATATTCAACGACAAGATATTTAAATTCATTGACAGCATCTACGAAGATAATCTAGTAAAGTGTTTATCGAATATTCTCCAAGGTGGTGAAAGGCTATTCATAGAGTATATATATGATTATGAGACTAGAAAAGCTCTTGAAATAGGTGTTCCACCACCATTAACTAGACTTGGCTATATCCTTTTCAAAAATGGATTCACATGGTTTAAAGACTGGTACTTTCCAGAAGGGTTTATGGAAGGTAATCCAAAATTACAGGCAGAGAAGCCTATAGATGAGAATATTAGAAGGAAACACATAGATGAAATATGTAGAGAAGTTAGAGAAAACATAGATAGGATTAAAGCTCTTAGAAATCTAGGGGAATATACATGGATTATGGACAACGT is a window of Ignisphaera sp. DNA encoding:
- a CDS encoding ferredoxin, whose product is MSVLARYRVIVDRVACISCGAAPAACPEIYELGSDNYKTRIVEKYSVRTDENVSIGEIPEELYECAKAGADVCPVNAIKIERID
- a CDS encoding 2-oxoacid:ferredoxin oxidoreductase subunit alpha; this encodes MAREDVGIILGGPQGAGVETSMMVLTRALARRGFGVIADREYFSNITGRHSYIHMLVSSRAIPRSLRYPVEIIASMDAETLFTHIDDVANGGYIVYDSGVASKRLEEIVSMEDITRVRVLEKLKKNGVASTVASVLKFLERDRDVKAIGLNFADLLRRLMNRYRIEVSSLSRYVSGIIVSAVAVLLGLDVEAIKYSLSIQFSSRRNIVEQNLELFKYVEESLQSYRNSIALEKPKHNFRKLMIVTGNDVVAMGKIVGGLRYQSYYPITPAADESFAIEKYEHLRAEKDIGSIVVIQTEDEISAICSAIGASLAGARSATVTSGPGFDLMVEGISWAGANEVPIVVTYYQRGGPSTGQPTRGSQSDLFNAIFAGHGEFARVVITSGDHVEAFYDSIEAFNIAERFQVPVIHLLDKFLANSIRTIPPPDLDSVKIVRGSISSGGKEYKRFDLGYIVSPRAFIGVDDTVMWYSGDEHDEYGHIVEDPENRVSMYSKRIKKLDLIASEVSRDMKLQVYGDRDLDYIIIGWGSVKGVVLDALELLYRKGFRGCYINVKLLWPFPSREVVEVLSKTDRDRIIAIEHSYNVQIADLVALSTSIKIEKKIAKFTGRPITLNELVDALQKLLTSETTHVVLTYGA
- a CDS encoding DUF1122 family protein, with the translated sequence MICREAFRDLEDVEIEFSVKSGRFLEEKNITIYITYRGTKRRLLVMKMFTGRPPHYRKWIEVFMINRELIFNDKIFKFIDSIYEDNLVKCLSNILQGGERLFIEYIYDYETRKALEIGVPPPLTRLGYILFKNGFTWFKDWYFPEGFMEGNPKLQAEKPIDENIRRKHIDEICREVRENIDRIKALRNLGEYTWIMDNVLKRAEYILKLCKY
- a CDS encoding 2-oxoacid:ferredoxin oxidoreductase subunit beta, whose product is MERRSYRTDLWIDWCPGCGNFGILTAVVRVFEELGLDPSKTVIVSGIGCSSKIPHFINVNGVHTLHGRAIPFAMGIKLANPELIVIVHGGDGDLLGIGAGHFVALGRRNIDVTVILHNNGVYGLTKGQASPTLPLNAKTKALVKPNIQQALNPIALALSSGYTFVARGYAFDGEHLKNIVKKAILHKGAAFIDVLQPCVTFNDIFTAEYYRKRIYRLEDNSSWNPIVEKPEDRTIKLLKAIEKSFEWGDRIPIGVFYQDTTVSTFEERILQRIKIYLEMSPAKSSIAEDGGRSVIDGKRFEEIFRDYIVDVEGTQQ